From Halomicrobium salinisoli, the proteins below share one genomic window:
- a CDS encoding lysylphosphatidylglycerol synthase transmembrane domain-containing protein yields the protein MSEEPSGPLALLDRKTVAQIALGFVVAVVVLGLFAVGIGVGEIRAALAGAELEWLALGCLSTLLCLTAWGKSWQIVLRVAGVEESFRRLVVTYYAATFANYVTPLGQAGGEPFIAYVLSRDTDASYEGALASVVTADLLNMLPFVTFSGVGFAALIYQSSLPETLEPLAAGLMGLAVGVPVLAAVGWRYRFSLGRLVLRLAAPVARRTQRLSVEGLRERLRELNDAFQRIARDRRALVSALFFAYLGWLFFALPLYFAGLTIGRDLDLLLVLFIVPASTLAGLVPSPGGLGGVEAALLALLVGLLGVTTATGYAVALVYRLASYWFALGLGGVAALYVIARN from the coding sequence GTGAGCGAAGAGCCGTCCGGGCCGCTGGCGCTGCTGGACCGCAAGACCGTCGCCCAGATAGCGCTGGGCTTCGTCGTCGCCGTCGTCGTTCTCGGGCTGTTCGCCGTCGGGATCGGCGTCGGCGAGATCCGCGCGGCGCTGGCCGGCGCCGAACTGGAGTGGCTGGCGCTGGGCTGTCTCTCGACGCTTTTGTGTCTCACAGCGTGGGGGAAGTCCTGGCAGATCGTCCTCCGCGTGGCGGGCGTCGAGGAGTCCTTCCGCCGGCTGGTGGTCACCTACTACGCCGCGACCTTCGCCAACTACGTGACGCCGCTGGGCCAGGCCGGCGGGGAGCCGTTCATCGCCTACGTCCTCTCGCGGGACACCGACGCCAGCTACGAGGGCGCGCTCGCGTCGGTCGTCACCGCGGACCTGCTGAACATGCTGCCGTTCGTGACCTTCTCCGGCGTCGGCTTCGCGGCGCTGATCTACCAGTCGTCGCTGCCGGAGACGCTGGAGCCGCTGGCGGCCGGGCTGATGGGCCTCGCGGTGGGCGTCCCGGTGCTGGCCGCGGTCGGGTGGCGCTACCGGTTCTCGCTGGGTCGGCTCGTCCTCCGGCTGGCCGCGCCGGTCGCCCGGCGGACGCAGCGCCTGAGCGTCGAGGGCCTGCGCGAGCGCCTGCGGGAACTGAACGACGCCTTCCAGCGCATCGCGCGGGACCGCCGGGCGCTGGTCTCGGCGCTCTTCTTCGCCTACCTCGGGTGGCTGTTCTTCGCGCTGCCGCTGTACTTCGCGGGCCTGACCATCGGTCGGGACCTGGATCTGCTGCTGGTCCTCTTCATCGTCCCCGCGAGCACGCTCGCCGGCCTGGTCCCCTCGCCGGGCGGCCTCGGCGGCGTCGAGGCGGCCCTCCTCGCGCTGCTGGTGGGCCTGCTCGGCGTGACCACCGCCACCGGCTACGCCGTCGCGCTCGTCTACCGGCTGGCCAGCTACTGGTTCGCGCTGGGGCTGGGCGGCGTCGCCGCGCTGTACGTCATCGCGCGGAACTGA
- a CDS encoding ABC transporter ATP-binding protein yields the protein MTAIELDGVTKRYGDVTALEDVDLTVEDGEIFGFLGPNGAGKSTTINILLDFVRPSSGDARVLGYDVREGSQRIRDRTGFLPEGYDVYERLSGRKHVEFVIDSKDADDDPMVLLDRVGLDAEDARRKAGDYSKGMQQRLVLAMALVDQPDLLILDEPSTGLDPNGARRMREIIREEAERGATVFFSSHILGQVEAVCDTVGILQDGQVIAKDSVEGLRDAADTGTTLVVTVEGPLDAAVDAARPLGPVSTVATEGEDRLRITCDGDAKMTVLSALEEAGVEVSDFETEEASLDDVFAAYVDRQEVEA from the coding sequence ATGACTGCAATCGAACTCGACGGGGTGACGAAGCGGTACGGGGACGTCACCGCCCTCGAGGACGTCGACCTCACGGTCGAAGACGGGGAGATCTTCGGCTTCCTGGGGCCCAACGGGGCGGGCAAGTCGACGACGATCAACATCCTGCTCGACTTCGTTCGCCCGTCCTCGGGGGACGCCCGGGTGCTCGGGTACGACGTCCGCGAGGGGTCCCAGCGGATCCGCGACCGGACGGGCTTCCTCCCGGAGGGGTACGACGTCTACGAGCGCCTGAGCGGCCGCAAGCACGTCGAGTTCGTGATCGACTCCAAGGACGCCGACGACGACCCGATGGTCCTGCTGGACCGGGTCGGACTGGACGCCGAGGACGCCCGGCGGAAGGCCGGCGACTACTCGAAGGGGATGCAGCAACGGCTCGTGCTCGCGATGGCGCTGGTCGACCAGCCCGACCTGCTGATCCTCGACGAGCCCTCCACGGGACTGGACCCCAACGGCGCCCGCCGGATGCGCGAGATCATCCGTGAGGAGGCCGAGCGCGGCGCGACGGTGTTCTTCTCCTCGCACATCCTCGGCCAGGTCGAGGCCGTCTGTGACACCGTGGGCATCCTCCAGGACGGCCAGGTCATCGCCAAGGACAGCGTCGAGGGGCTGCGCGACGCCGCCGACACCGGTACGACGCTCGTCGTCACCGTCGAGGGACCGCTCGACGCCGCCGTCGACGCGGCCCGGCCCCTCGGACCGGTCTCGACCGTCGCGACGGAGGGCGAGGACCGCCTCCGGATCACCTGCGACGGGGACGCGAAGATGACCGTCCTCAGCGCCCTGGAGGAGGCCGGGGTCGAGGTGTCCGACTTCGAGACGGAGGAGGCGTCGCTCGACGACGTCTTCGCCGCCTACGTCGACCGCCAGGAGGTGGAGGCATGA
- a CDS encoding ABC transporter permease yields the protein MSADDATASLRQAVAPIDERLQGLDWYPVAKKEFADTIRSRALVILSVIFAVLFVVPPIVAFYTDFGSARSVSAVLIAGRLRIMSVVVPIAAIALGYAAVSGERESGSMKLLLSLPYERLDVVIGKFVGRSAVLLVPLLGALLLQYAVVIPELASAEANVQAESLLAFIALTMLLGVVFVGAAVGISAGTSTTRRSLAVIGGLWIYFFALWNSAARGTGSLLREYTDVESLTTIKAELVVKLLNPTQAYQTLVQSLSGNAEHAARAQMFGGLRSQVVAQELQGSVPFYLSDGAAVAVLLFWMLAPLYLGYQVFERSDL from the coding sequence ATGAGCGCCGACGACGCGACGGCGAGCCTCCGCCAGGCGGTCGCGCCCATCGACGAGCGCCTCCAGGGGCTCGACTGGTACCCCGTCGCCAAGAAGGAGTTCGCGGACACGATCCGCTCCCGGGCACTGGTGATCCTGTCGGTGATCTTCGCCGTCCTGTTCGTCGTCCCGCCGATCGTCGCCTTCTACACCGACTTCGGGAGCGCCCGGAGCGTCTCGGCGGTGCTGATCGCCGGCCGCCTGCGCATCATGTCCGTCGTCGTCCCCATCGCCGCCATCGCGCTCGGGTACGCCGCCGTCTCCGGCGAGCGGGAGTCGGGATCGATGAAGCTGCTGCTCTCGCTGCCCTACGAGCGACTGGACGTCGTGATCGGGAAGTTCGTCGGCCGGTCCGCGGTGCTGCTCGTCCCCCTGCTCGGGGCGCTGCTCCTCCAGTACGCGGTCGTCATTCCGGAACTGGCAAGCGCCGAGGCGAACGTCCAGGCGGAGTCGCTGCTGGCCTTCATCGCGCTGACGATGCTGCTCGGCGTCGTCTTCGTCGGCGCCGCCGTCGGCATCTCCGCGGGCACCTCGACGACGCGGCGCTCGCTGGCCGTGATCGGCGGGCTGTGGATCTACTTCTTCGCGCTCTGGAACAGCGCCGCCCGTGGGACGGGCTCGCTGCTCCGGGAGTACACCGACGTCGAGTCGCTGACGACGATCAAGGCGGAGCTGGTGGTGAAACTGCTCAACCCCACGCAGGCCTACCAGACGCTGGTCCAGTCCCTGTCCGGGAACGCCGAGCACGCCGCGCGCGCGCAGATGTTCGGTGGACTGCGCAGCCAGGTCGTCGCCCAGGAGCTCCAGGGGTCGGTCCCGTTCTACCTCTCGGACGGCGCGGCCGTCGCCGTGCTCCTGTTCTGGATGCTCGCGCCGCTGTACCTGGGCTACCAGGTGTTCGAGCGCTCGGACCTGTAG
- a CDS encoding metal-dependent hydrolase codes for MVFTHVLVGLLVAVVAGGGAPSGPLLLAGAVGGLLPDLDMVAAHRRTLHFPVGYPAAAALAGLAWAATAAPAALLAAVLLAAAAVHSLMDPFGAGLELRPWNRDSQRAVYNHALGRWHRPRRVVYDGSPGDAALCVGLAAAAAALGGPAVRPTAVALAGFGVSYALVRRRLADLIPEEFQSLSPFLKHLLARGWRAIR; via the coding sequence ATGGTGTTCACCCACGTGCTGGTCGGCCTGCTCGTCGCCGTCGTCGCCGGCGGCGGTGCGCCCAGTGGCCCGCTCCTGCTGGCCGGCGCGGTCGGGGGGCTCCTGCCGGACCTCGACATGGTGGCGGCCCACCGGCGGACGCTGCACTTCCCGGTGGGCTATCCCGCCGCCGCGGCCCTCGCCGGCCTCGCGTGGGCGGCGACGGCGGCACCCGCGGCCCTGCTCGCGGCGGTACTGCTCGCCGCGGCGGCCGTCCACAGCCTGATGGACCCCTTCGGCGCGGGGCTGGAGCTGCGGCCCTGGAACCGGGACAGCCAGCGGGCGGTGTACAACCACGCCCTCGGGCGGTGGCACCGGCCGCGGCGGGTCGTCTACGACGGATCGCCGGGCGACGCCGCGCTGTGCGTGGGGCTGGCGGCCGCCGCCGCGGCGCTGGGCGGGCCAGCCGTCCGCCCCACCGCCGTCGCGCTGGCGGGGTTCGGCGTCAGTTACGCGCTGGTGCGCCGCCGCCTGGCCGACCTGATCCCCGAGGAGTTCCAGTCGCTCTCGCCGTTCCTGAAGCACCTGCTGGCCCGGGGCTGGCGGGCGATCCGGTGA
- a CDS encoding four-carbon acid sugar kinase family protein: protein MHSVAIAADDLTGAMDTAQGFAARGYGTAVVADPSAVGRADAPDEPVVALNTDSRYADPSAARGAVASAVTAAPARVVFKKVDSTLRGNLVPEVEAALSASGADVALVAPAFPATGRTTEGGVHRVRGTPVAETEHADDPKGPTTSSLPDLFADAAHPVEAVPLAAVAAGSDRVAALVADAVAAADRPPILVCDATTADHLEAIAAAGSEFDALYVGSGGLAEQVRVPGAGPRTDSREEQSIDPGAPLAVVGSVNQTTLAQLARVPADAVVELDGAAALADADEAARAGSAAADRLRRGEAAVLTAATDRGDVERALAAGAERGLGDDAVRERVAGALASAAGVAVDEGSPSGLLATGGDVAVDVLRELGATGVRLTGRAVEDGVPVGRLLDGPAAGTPLVTKAGGFGSESTLVDALDLLGGE, encoded by the coding sequence ATGCACTCGGTGGCGATCGCGGCCGACGACCTGACGGGGGCCATGGACACGGCCCAGGGCTTCGCCGCGCGCGGCTACGGCACGGCCGTGGTCGCCGACCCCTCGGCGGTGGGGCGGGCGGACGCTCCCGACGAACCCGTCGTCGCTCTCAACACCGACAGCCGGTACGCCGACCCCTCGGCGGCCCGCGGCGCCGTCGCGAGCGCGGTGACGGCCGCGCCCGCGCGCGTCGTCTTCAAGAAGGTCGACTCGACGCTCCGGGGCAACCTCGTCCCCGAGGTCGAGGCGGCGCTGTCCGCCTCCGGCGCCGACGTCGCGCTGGTCGCCCCGGCCTTCCCCGCCACGGGGCGGACGACCGAGGGCGGCGTCCACCGCGTCCGCGGGACCCCCGTCGCCGAGACGGAACACGCCGACGACCCGAAGGGACCGACGACCTCGTCGCTCCCGGACCTGTTCGCCGACGCCGCCCACCCGGTCGAGGCCGTCCCGCTCGCCGCCGTCGCGGCTGGCAGCGATCGAGTCGCCGCGCTCGTCGCGGACGCCGTCGCCGCCGCCGACCGCCCGCCGATCCTGGTCTGCGACGCGACGACGGCCGACCACCTCGAGGCTATCGCGGCCGCCGGGAGCGAGTTCGACGCGCTGTACGTCGGCAGCGGCGGCCTCGCCGAGCAGGTCCGGGTTCCGGGCGCAGGACCGCGTACGGACAGCCGAGAAGAGCAGTCTATCGACCCGGGCGCGCCGCTGGCCGTCGTCGGCAGCGTCAACCAGACGACGCTGGCCCAGCTGGCGCGGGTCCCCGCCGACGCCGTCGTCGAACTCGACGGGGCCGCCGCCCTCGCGGACGCCGACGAGGCGGCTCGCGCGGGGAGCGCGGCCGCCGACCGCCTGCGCCGCGGCGAAGCGGCCGTCCTGACGGCGGCGACCGACCGCGGAGACGTCGAGCGCGCCCTCGCCGCCGGCGCGGAGCGCGGACTGGGCGACGACGCCGTCCGGGAGCGGGTCGCCGGTGCGCTCGCGTCGGCGGCCGGCGTCGCCGTCGACGAGGGGTCACCTTCGGGGCTCCTGGCGACGGGCGGCGACGTGGCCGTCGACGTCCTCCGGGAACTCGGCGCGACCGGTGTCCGACTGACCGGCCGGGCCGTCGAGGACGGCGTCCCCGTCGGCCGCCTGCTGGACGGCCCCGCCGCCGGGACGCCGCTGGTCACCAAGGCCGGCGGGTTCGGGAGCGAATCGACGCTCGTCGACGCCCTGGACCTGCTCGGCGGGGAGTGA
- a CDS encoding sulfatase gives MTDADGANVLFVVLDTVRKDHLSVYGYDEPTTPHLAEFAEEAAVYDQAVAPAPWTLPVHASLFTGLYPSEHEATQENPYLEGATTLAESLSAAGYDTACYSSNAWITPYTNLTAGFDDQDNFFQVMPGDLLSGPLARAWKAMNDNDALRGIADRLVQLGNRVHEHLAEEGGGDTKTPQVIDRTMDFVDDSEQFFAFVNLMDAHLPYHPPEEYVEEFAPGVDSTEVCQNSKEYNCGARDIDDEEWEDIVGLYDAEIRHIDDQLDRLFSHLKETGQWEDTMVVVCADHGELHGEHDVYGHEFCIYDPLVNVPLMVKHPEMDAGRDDETTVELVDLYHTVLDATGASGRGRALDERRSLLSADYRDFAEPAAEGADVGRGEVGFVEYHQPVVELRQLEGKASAAGIELDTDSRFYSRMGAARTPEGKYIHNTRIPDEAYRIDEDPGETADLIGDDDPLLADLRDALFTFVDEVDADWPDEADGADGEVLDEMDETARDRLQDLGYID, from the coding sequence ATGACCGACGCGGACGGGGCGAACGTCCTCTTCGTCGTGCTGGACACGGTCAGGAAGGACCACCTGTCCGTCTACGGCTACGACGAGCCGACCACGCCCCACCTCGCCGAGTTCGCCGAGGAGGCCGCCGTCTACGACCAGGCCGTCGCGCCGGCCCCGTGGACGCTGCCCGTCCACGCCTCGCTGTTCACCGGGCTGTACCCCTCCGAGCACGAGGCCACGCAGGAGAACCCCTACCTGGAGGGGGCGACGACGCTGGCCGAGTCGCTGTCGGCGGCGGGCTACGACACCGCCTGCTACTCCTCGAACGCCTGGATCACGCCCTACACGAACCTCACCGCCGGCTTCGACGACCAGGACAACTTCTTCCAGGTCATGCCCGGGGACTTGCTCTCGGGGCCGCTGGCCCGCGCCTGGAAGGCGATGAACGACAACGACGCCCTGCGGGGCATCGCCGATCGGCTGGTCCAGCTGGGCAACAGGGTCCACGAGCACCTCGCCGAGGAGGGCGGCGGTGACACCAAGACGCCGCAGGTGATCGACCGGACGATGGACTTCGTCGACGACTCCGAGCAGTTCTTCGCGTTCGTCAACCTGATGGACGCCCACCTCCCCTACCACCCGCCCGAGGAGTACGTCGAGGAGTTCGCTCCGGGCGTCGACTCCACCGAGGTCTGCCAGAACTCCAAGGAGTACAACTGCGGCGCTCGCGACATCGACGACGAGGAGTGGGAGGACATCGTCGGCCTCTACGACGCCGAGATCCGCCACATCGACGACCAGCTCGACCGCCTGTTCTCTCATCTCAAGGAGACCGGACAGTGGGAGGACACCATGGTCGTGGTCTGCGCCGACCACGGCGAACTCCACGGCGAGCACGACGTCTACGGCCACGAGTTCTGCATCTACGACCCGCTCGTCAACGTCCCGCTGATGGTCAAACACCCCGAGATGGACGCGGGCCGGGACGACGAGACCACCGTCGAGCTGGTGGACCTCTACCACACCGTGCTGGACGCGACGGGCGCGAGCGGCCGGGGTCGCGCGCTCGACGAGCGCCGTTCCCTCCTGTCGGCGGACTACCGCGACTTCGCCGAGCCGGCCGCCGAGGGCGCCGACGTCGGTCGCGGCGAGGTGGGCTTCGTCGAGTACCACCAGCCCGTCGTCGAGCTGCGCCAGCTCGAGGGCAAGGCCAGCGCCGCGGGGATCGAACTGGACACCGACTCGCGGTTCTACTCCCGGATGGGCGCCGCGCGCACTCCGGAGGGGAAGTACATTCACAACACGCGGATCCCCGACGAGGCCTACCGGATCGACGAGGACCCCGGCGAGACGGCGGACCTGATCGGCGACGACGACCCGCTGCTCGCCGACCTCCGGGACGCCCTCTTTACCTTCGTCGACGAGGTCGACGCCGACTGGCCGGACGAGGCCGACGGCGCCGACGGCGAGGTGCTGGACGAGATGGACGAGACGGCCAGGGACCGCCTGCAGGACCTGGGCTACATCGACTGA
- the dgoD gene encoding galactonate dehydratase: MTRIADYELFEVPPRWLFLRVETTDGTVGWGEPIVEGRAKTVRAAVEELLDNYLIGEGPTDIEDHWQTMYRGGIYRGGPVLMSAIAGVDQALWDVKGKQLGAPVHELLGGSARERVRVYQWIGGDRPSEVADEARQKVEAGFTALKMNATSQMERIDDPASVQAAVDRLCEVREAVGDEVDVGVDFHGRVSKPMAKRLTAALEPHEPMFVEEPVLPEHNDALPEIAAHTTIPIATGERMYSRWGFRDVLEDGAVDVVQPDLSHAGGITEVNKIAAMAEAYDVALAPHCPLGPVALAACLQVDACSPNALVQEQSLNIHYNETTDVLDYLADPSVFEYRDGYVGIPSDPGLGIEINEAYVREQAEKTVDWHNPVWRHEDGSVAEW, from the coding sequence ATGACTCGCATCGCGGACTACGAGCTCTTCGAGGTGCCCCCGCGGTGGCTGTTCCTCCGGGTGGAGACGACCGACGGCACCGTCGGCTGGGGCGAGCCGATCGTCGAGGGGCGCGCGAAGACGGTCCGGGCGGCCGTCGAGGAGCTGCTGGACAACTACCTCATCGGCGAGGGCCCGACGGACATCGAGGACCACTGGCAGACGATGTACCGCGGCGGGATCTACCGGGGCGGACCCGTGCTCATGTCGGCTATCGCCGGCGTGGATCAGGCCCTCTGGGACGTCAAGGGCAAGCAACTCGGCGCGCCCGTCCACGAGCTGCTGGGCGGAAGCGCGCGCGAGCGCGTCCGCGTCTACCAGTGGATCGGCGGTGACCGTCCCAGCGAGGTCGCCGACGAGGCCCGCCAGAAGGTCGAGGCCGGCTTCACCGCCCTCAAGATGAACGCCACCTCCCAGATGGAACGGATCGACGACCCCGCCAGCGTGCAGGCCGCCGTCGACCGGCTGTGTGAGGTCCGCGAGGCGGTCGGCGACGAGGTCGACGTCGGCGTCGACTTCCACGGTCGCGTCTCGAAACCGATGGCCAAGCGCCTCACCGCCGCGCTGGAACCCCACGAACCCATGTTCGTCGAGGAGCCCGTCCTCCCCGAGCACAACGACGCGCTACCGGAGATCGCCGCGCACACGACGATTCCCATCGCGACGGGCGAGCGGATGTACTCCCGGTGGGGCTTCCGGGACGTCCTCGAGGACGGCGCCGTCGACGTCGTCCAGCCCGACCTCTCCCACGCCGGCGGCATCACCGAGGTCAACAAGATCGCCGCGATGGCCGAGGCTTACGACGTGGCGCTGGCGCCCCACTGCCCGCTCGGTCCCGTCGCGCTGGCCGCCTGCCTTCAGGTTGACGCCTGCTCGCCCAACGCGCTCGTCCAGGAGCAGAGCCTCAACATCCACTACAACGAGACGACGGACGTCCTGGACTACCTCGCCGACCCCTCCGTCTTCGAGTACCGCGACGGCTACGTCGGGATCCCGTCGGACCCGGGCCTGGGCATCGAGATCAACGAGGCGTACGTCCGCGAGCAGGCCGAGAAAACCGTCGACTGGCACAATCCCGTCTGGCGCCACGAGGACGGCAGCGTCGCCGAGTGGTAG